In the genome of Thermodesulfovibrio thiophilus DSM 17215, the window AAACCACCAAGAATTGCTGCTGGAAACATTATTAAAAAGAACACTAAATCAAAATTTCCAAAACCATAATGCCTGAGTGTGCCAGTTAATGTGTTAAAAAATATAGCAAGAAGTGAGCTTCCAACAACTACATACATTGGGAGTCTCATAAATACCGTCATAAGGGGAACCATAAATGGACCACCACCGAAACCAAACATAGAAGATAAAACTGCAATTAAAAATGCTCCAGGAATTCCTATCCAAAGGTTTGCTTTAAACTCCTGTCCCCAGAATTCTATTTTCATATTTATTTACCTCCTTCAGCTTTTTTCTTAGCTGCTTCTTCAGCTCTTTTCTTAAACTCTTTCAAAATTGCCTGTTCCTTCTTATGCTTTTCAAGATACCCTGGTGTTGTCTGCCAAAACATAAGTGCAGCAAGAATTATAAGTATCCATCCAAATATAAATTTAAACTGTGCAAGTGTTATAAGCTCAGTAAGTTTTGGGCCAATAAAAGCTCCAAGTATCATAGCTAACCCAAGAGCGATACCAAGTTTCCAGTTTATAAATTTTATTTTGGAGTAGTTATAAACTCCACTGGCCTGAGAAAATAATACTGTTGGCATGACTGTTCCAGCAACAACTGTATGTGGCAGTCCGAGGAGTACAAGAATTGGATTAAGAATAAAGCCACCGCCTGCTCCCATAAGCACTCCGAAGGTTGTTACAACTAAAGCCAGAAAAAATGGTCCAAATAAATTCACTGTTCTACCTGCGTTAGACAGATAAACATTGGGAAGAGTAACCTTGTTTTCTACTGTAACAAGACTGCTCTTTAGTTCTTTATCAACTTTTGCCAGAATAAAGTACTTTCCTGGCGCAGTATTAGAAGGTAAATCTAATTCTGCTGTAAATGTTCCATCCTGTGCAATTTTAAGCTTTGATGAAAATATTGTTTCAACACTTCTAAACTTCGCCTTAAGAAGCTGCATTGATCTTCTTTTGTTGTCTTTTTCATCCATGGGTGGAAGCAAAGTTCCTCTTGAGCCAATTATACTTGCCCATAGAGTGGTCTGGTATCTGTCAATTTTTCTCTTTGCAGGCTCTCCATAGACTGCATCAGCACCAGCGTCTTTGATAACCTTTGATACACTCCACTTACCACCTTCCTTTTTAGCCTGATCAAGAATGTCTTTGTATTTTTCTGGAACAATCAAAGTATAGAAAGCTGGCATCTCATCTGTCATGTAGAAGATATAAGGTCTTTTGCCAGTTTTTGGATCAGGGTCTGTATCAAGCCTTGCTGCTCTTACATTTTTTTCAGACCATATTTCAATATAAACATCTTTTCCCTGAGGAGCTTTACCGGTAATTGTAATTTTACCTCCTCCAGAAAGCTCTTTTCTGTCAACCTGTAAAACAATTCCTTCTTTTTGAGTCTCTGCAGATGTGACTGACTGTTGCTCTGCATAAATATTTGTTGAAAAAGCTATTGTAAACATTAAGATAATAGCCAATTTCCAAAAATTTTTCATAAATTGCCTCCTTTTTATAAGTTATCTCACAATCAACACTGACTGCGCAGCATTGGATGCTACTTTCAGTGTTACGCTTCCAAAAAGAGTTCTTTCAGTAGCATCTTTACCCTTTGAGCCAATCACAATAAGATCATAGTTATTGTCCCTGGCATGATCAACAATGACATCCGCTGGTGTTCCTTCTAAAAGTAGAGTTTCTCCTTTCACCCCCTCTTCTTTAAGAATTTTCTTAGCAACATTAAGATTTCCCTCAGTTTCTGCTTTAAAAATGGATTCAACAGTTGCACAGTCAATTCCTATCTCTAAAAAACATACCTGTGGAACAACGGATAAAACAGTAATGTGAGAGTCAAACTTTTTTGATAAGTTAATTGCTTCAGATAATGCTTTTTTGGACCATTCTGATCCATCATAGCAAACTAATATTTTCTTCATTTCATACCTCCAATTTTCTATTTTCTCATTACAAGGATTTAAAGCACCTCTTAATGACACGAAGAGAATATTTCATATGTCTCATCATCAGAAAATCGATAGTGCAATTACTTTGCCAATATGAAAGTTATTGATAAAACAGAGAATTTTTAAAGATTTGATGTGCCTGATGGAACAGAAGAAAAGTTAGCTGTCCCAAATGGGACAGCTAAGAAAAATTAGTCTAAAACTTTTTTTCTCACATAGGGAAGAAGTCCTCCCTGCAGAATGAGTTCTTTTTCTCTTGAGTTTAAGTTTGAGCAAACCTCAAAAGAGAGATTCTTCGATAAATTAATAACTCTATATTTTTGTTCTTTCTTCAAAGATTCAATAATATTTTCAATTTTTAGTACATTGCCCTGCTCGATTTTTTCATAGTCTTCAGCATTTGAAAACATTAACGGAAGAATGCCAAAATTTATCAAATTTGCACGATGAATTCTTGCAAAGGATTTTGAAATCACAGCTTTTATTCCAAGATACATTGGAGCAATAGCAGCATGCTCACGAGATGAGCCCTGTCCATAATTTTCTCCACCAACAATTATACCTCCACCATTCTGCTTTGCCAGCATTGCTCTATGATAAAAAGTTTCATCAATGTTTTTGAATATAAAAGTAGAAATCATAGGAATATTTGACCTGTATGGCAAAACCTGTGTACCTGCAGGCAGAATATCATCTGTTGTTATATTATCTGAAAGCTTAAGCAAAACCTCAGCAAATATAGTATCCTCAAGAGGCTCTTTTACAGGCACTTCTTTTATATTTGGACCTTTGATTATTTTTATATCTTTATGTTTTCTAGATAGAATTATCATATTATCATTTATCACAAAACTTTCAGGCTCTGGTATATCTTCAAGATCAATATCAGTCTCAAATGGATTAACAATTTGACCGTGCACTGATGCAAGAGCACAGACAACAGGAGATGCAAGATAAACCAGAGCATCCTTTGTTCCAGAACGTCCTTTAAAATTACGATTATATGAACGAAGAGAAATCTGTCCACTTCCAGGTGCAGCTCCCATTCCAATACAGGGTCCACAAGCTGATTCAAGAAGTCTTGCACCAGCTTGAATCATAGTCTTTACAGAGCCATCACTGGCAAGCATCTCATAAACCTGCCTTGAACCCGGATTTATAAAAAGTGTTACCTCTTCATGGACGGTTTTATCTCTGAGTATTGAGGCTACTGTTTTCATTATTTTGTAGGAAGAATTTGTGCAGGAGCCAATGCAGATTTGATCAACTTTCATTCCTTGAAGCTCTTTGACTGAAATAACATTATCTGGACTGTGTGGCTGAGCAATCATTGGTTCTATCTCGGATAAATCAAGCTCTATAATTTCTGAATACTCTGCATCTTCATCAGCTTGAAGCTCCATCCATTGATGCTCTCTACCCTGAGCTTTTAAAAACTTCAATGTGTTTTCATCACTAGGAAAGATAGATGTTGTTGCACCAAGTTCTGCACCCATATTGGTTATTGTTGCTCTTTCAGTAACCGAAAGGTCATTTACTCCGGGACCTCCATATTCAAATATTTTTCCAACTCCTCCTTTAACAGTAAGCATTTTTAAAAATGTAAGAATTATATCCATTGCTGTTACATAAGGTCTGCGAAGCTTTCCAGTTAGATAGACTTTTACAATCTTTGGCATTGTAAATTCAAAAGGCATTCCAGCCATAACAGAAGCTGCTTCCAAGCCACCAACACCAATAGCAATCATTCCTGTTCCACCACCTGTTGGTGTATGACTGTCTGTACCAAGTGCAATTCTTCCCGGTGCGGCAAATCTTTCAAGATGAACCTGATGACATATTCCATTGCCAGGTCTTGAAAAATAAGCACCAAACCTTGCTGCAGCAGTCCTTAAAAAAAGATGATCATCCGCATTCATAAAGTTACTCTGAAGCATATTGTGGTCAACATAAGACACAGCAGTAGGAACTTTTACATGGTCAAGTCCTATTGCTTCAAACTCAAGCCAGGTCATTGTACCTGTTGCATCCTGAGTATAAACCTGATCTACTCTTACGCTAAGCAACTCTCCAGTTTTTAAACTTCCGGCTGCAAGATGTGCATCAAAAATTTTTTCAACAATATTCTTACCCATCAAATCCTCCTGATTACTTTCAAATTTATTGGTCTATGTTGTAATAATGACTCTTCTTAACCTCTACAACTACATCTTTTTTCTTTATAAAAAACTCTAAAAATCTTAAAACTCTGAATTTATCAGGTTTGCCTGCAAATTAATATTTTAAGTATAATTATTATATTCAAAAAATTTCAAAAAGGAGGATTTTGTGCATTTCTTTACCTATAAAAATAACAAACTTTATGCAGAAGATATTGCTGTGTCTGAACTTGTAAGAGAATTTGGAACACCACTTTATATTTATAGTTATGCAACATTGATAAGACATATCAGAGCTTATGAGGAAGCTTTCTGTGAAGTACCGCATATAATATGCTATGCTGTAAAAGCCAATTCAAATCTTGCAATTTTAAGTCTATGTGCAGAGTTGGGTATCGGTGCAGATATTGTTTCTGGCGGAGAACTTTTCAGAGCTTTAAAAGCTGGAATTAAGCCTTTTAGAATTGTTTTTGCTGGCGTTGGCAAAACAGAGCAGGAAATTGAATATGCTTTAAAAAATAATATTTTAATGTTCAATGTTGAATCAGAAGCCGAGCTTTATAAAATAAATGAAGTTGCAAAAAAACTTAAAAAACATGCTTGCGTTGCCTTAAGGG includes:
- a CDS encoding sulfite exporter TauE/SafE family protein; the encoded protein is MKIEFWGQEFKANLWIGIPGAFLIAVLSSMFGFGGGPFMVPLMTVFMRLPMYVVVGSSLLAIFFNTLTGTLRHYGFGNFDLVFFLIMFPAAILGGFIGPRIAKRLSPIVVKRVAVVGLLILALSLLGVF
- a CDS encoding sulfite exporter TauE/SafE family protein: MKNFWKLAIILMFTIAFSTNIYAEQQSVTSAETQKEGIVLQVDRKELSGGGKITITGKAPQGKDVYIEIWSEKNVRAARLDTDPDPKTGKRPYIFYMTDEMPAFYTLIVPEKYKDILDQAKKEGGKWSVSKVIKDAGADAVYGEPAKRKIDRYQTTLWASIIGSRGTLLPPMDEKDNKRRSMQLLKAKFRSVETIFSSKLKIAQDGTFTAELDLPSNTAPGKYFILAKVDKELKSSLVTVENKVTLPNVYLSNAGRTVNLFGPFFLALVVTTFGVLMGAGGGFILNPILVLLGLPHTVVAGTVMPTVLFSQASGVYNYSKIKFINWKLGIALGLAMILGAFIGPKLTELITLAQFKFIFGWILIILAALMFWQTTPGYLEKHKKEQAILKEFKKRAEEAAKKKAEGGK
- a CDS encoding universal stress protein, which encodes MKKILVCYDGSEWSKKALSEAINLSKKFDSHITVLSVVPQVCFLEIGIDCATVESIFKAETEGNLNVAKKILKEEGVKGETLLLEGTPADVIVDHARDNNYDLIVIGSKGKDATERTLFGSVTLKVASNAAQSVLIVR
- a CDS encoding aconitate hydratase: MGKNIVEKIFDAHLAAGSLKTGELLSVRVDQVYTQDATGTMTWLEFEAIGLDHVKVPTAVSYVDHNMLQSNFMNADDHLFLRTAAARFGAYFSRPGNGICHQVHLERFAAPGRIALGTDSHTPTGGGTGMIAIGVGGLEAASVMAGMPFEFTMPKIVKVYLTGKLRRPYVTAMDIILTFLKMLTVKGGVGKIFEYGGPGVNDLSVTERATITNMGAELGATTSIFPSDENTLKFLKAQGREHQWMELQADEDAEYSEIIELDLSEIEPMIAQPHSPDNVISVKELQGMKVDQICIGSCTNSSYKIMKTVASILRDKTVHEEVTLFINPGSRQVYEMLASDGSVKTMIQAGARLLESACGPCIGMGAAPGSGQISLRSYNRNFKGRSGTKDALVYLASPVVCALASVHGQIVNPFETDIDLEDIPEPESFVINDNMIILSRKHKDIKIIKGPNIKEVPVKEPLEDTIFAEVLLKLSDNITTDDILPAGTQVLPYRSNIPMISTFIFKNIDETFYHRAMLAKQNGGGIIVGGENYGQGSSREHAAIAPMYLGIKAVISKSFARIHRANLINFGILPLMFSNAEDYEKIEQGNVLKIENIIESLKKEQKYRVINLSKNLSFEVCSNLNSREKELILQGGLLPYVRKKVLD